GGGCTATGAagttttggaaatttttaacCTGGTTGCAAGTAATTTTATTGCCACTTGCTCAGCATCATGCTTTATACCTTGCACTACACCTTGCTCAGGACACTTTTTCTCTTCAAGGATATTTAACTCTTCGAAAACCTCCTCAGGCTCTTCAATGAGTTCATAGCCTATTGCCCCTAAAATACGATCATTCCGATCTTCCAGCCCTGGAGATTCTAAAATGTTTTGAAGCAAATGGGGCTTGAGTGCATAAACAAAGCCCGAAATGAAACTTCACAACTAAACACAAACAATAACAAAGAAGCTACAATTGCTAGGCAAAAGGGCATTCATTTATGTAAATCCAATCATATATCTAAAAAATCGCTGTATGTTACGCAATTAATTGCTCTATTCACTTGAGTTAGACAAATAACGTACCTTTCTGGACATCATTAAACAATGAGTTACTATATTGAATTTGATTCCGATTCTTTTTTTTAGAACTCTGTTGATTCTGATCCTGAGGCTTCTCATTCAGTACCCTATTTTTATGCACACCTCTTCCCCAATGTTTAACCTCACGCTTCAGTGCGCTCGCATCCGAAAATTCAGGAAACTCTTTTTCTTTAGAACCCTTTAACTCTTCAAAAACCTCTTCAGGCTCTTCCATGAGTTCATAGCCTACAGCACCCGAAAGATGATTCGTCTGATCTTTCAAATCTGGAGCTGCTATAATGTTTTTCAAGAAAATCGTTTGAGTTTATTGCATAAACAAATCCCAAACAATACATGACAACTGAAGAAACACGAACAATTTCCAGGTGAAAGAGCATGTATTGATGCAATCATACATCTATGTCTGAATGTTACACAATGAATGTTTTATTTTCAATTGAGTTAAAGAACAGAATACCTTTCTGAGCATCACTAAACGATGAGTTACTATATCGATTTTGATTCTGATTTTGAGGCTTCTCGTTGAAGTCCAGGCTTTTACGCACCCTTCTTCCACTCTGTTTAACCTCCGCAAATTCACGGAACTCTTTCTCTTCAGAACCCTTTGTCTGTGGAGAACTTTCCAATTTCTTAACTTTCGAAGAATTTTTCGGAATGTACCTAACCGGAGCCGAGGAACTGTAATCTCTGTTCTGCAAGCATGTGAAGGCACATTTTCTCCTATCCCAACAAATGACGAACTTAGTAATAAAATACAAACTTTCAATGGCCATTAGCTCAGTTTCTAAGcttaattttctgtttggttcctGAGAAAACAGATAGGAAAATCACAAATGCGGATATTCGGTGCTACGGGCTGAGAATCAACAACCCAAGTCACACAACTGTTACCCAATTTGGGAtttgtttttcaaaatttttaaacttCACACTAATTAACAAATTTATGTCAAAAAATACAGAACATTCAAAAGATGGAAAATTTTAAAGCAACTTTTTTCCCTTTCCTTCATTTTCTCGGGAACCAAACACACCAAAGACGGAAACATTtggaaagtgaagaaatttctCACCAGGTCAGGGGGAGAAGCCGACAGGGAAACTGAACTTGGGTTTTGAAGCAGAGGATTCCCGCGTGAATTGTCATAATTGTGAATTTTCAGAGACGAAGAATGATAAACCCTAATTTTAATTTGCCAGCCATAGCCTTGTTGAACAAACTCTTTGGCGCTCTTATCTAAACTTACGAAATTACCCTCGCTcggagtttttatttattcctgTATAAAAAGATACTCTTTCATCTAAATTGTAGAGAGTAAAATACAAACCTAGTCTAACTACTACGTAGTGGCTCAGTGACACTAATTGAGACGAATTTCAAGTATTTATTTTACACGGTTAGCGAGTTTGATTTTTAGTACTAGTGAATCACACGATACAATGATAGTTAGAAAGGCTAAAATGTATATGTGAGTATTCTTAGCCCTAAAAAAAAGTTTCCATGGCTTGACCCCCAACTGTTTTCACTAAATGATAAGGCATGTGAGCAGCTACATAATATGTCGACTATAATAATTTAATTCaagggaaaattaggttcacatctttctttttgttactccattgattaaaatcctattcattttcaatttttgatcaaggtccttgggtattaataacatcattaattatttgaataataaaatatttttatttttaaatatattccttttgtgttaaaaatattacaattagtatatttatatttatggctaaatgttttatcatatatttttatttttagtttgtaccaatttttaatttgcaaatattttttaatttgtaccaattttcttttcatttttaatttgtacccatatattagtttctttttgtgcccatattttttaaagttttatttgtgtttgtacccatgtgtataccatcacgtgacattgtatatttaatcaatgatagaaaaattacatatggtatatttatgttttatgcctaaactttgtatcatatatttatatttttagtttgtacccacttttaatttgcaacattttttttttaaatttgtagtattttctttttagttttattttgtacccatttattaatttcttttagcacctatatttttaaaaattcatttgtactcataatttttaatcttttatttgtaccctaatttacttataatgtacccattcttctttattaatgtaccactttgttatatgtgaaatgtaccaattttttttgtaaaatgtaccaatttttttaacactatggatacattcttttgccatttattatttcttatttttacatagtttttatccatttattcaattaaaatgtttgaatttttttattacaactgtttctaatagtattataatgagggattttaaatttataagat
This window of the Malus domestica chromosome 03, GDT2T_hap1 genome carries:
- the LOC103418701 gene encoding uncharacterized protein; amino-acid sequence: MAIESLYFITKFVICWDRRKCAFTCLQNRDYSSSAPVRYIPKNSSKVKKLESSPQTKGSEEKEFREFAEVKQSGRRVRKSLDFNEKPQNQNQNRYSNSSFSDAQKAAPDLKDQTNHLSGAVGYELMEEPEEVFEELKGSKEKEFPEFSDASALKREVKHWGRGVHKNRVLNEKPQDQNQQSSKKKNRNQIQYSNSLFNDVQKESPGLEDRNDRILGAIGYELIEEPEEVFEELNILEEKKCPEQGVVQGIKHDAEQVAIKLLATRAFTAVELRKKLCGKNFPLGTVEAVTDDFISRGLINDSLYAEAFSRSRWSSLSWGPRRIKQALFNKGVSNVDAEKAIKLVFEEGKPDEDEELIHGLSKLSMDNLVVQASKQWLRGQEVPKETRKSRIVRWLQYRGFSWGVISFILKKLESE